The Rhizoctonia solani chromosome 4, complete sequence genome contains a region encoding:
- a CDS encoding glycosyltransferase family 4 protein produces MLRERVQFVHGHASLSSLAHEGLLHSHHLGIRTVFTDHSLFSLDDATGILTNKLLAGALKSVDAIIGVSHTGRENTMLRANAVVEVLQNPADPRFFVVPNAILPEQFQPGPVTQRDLKKQITIVVISRLAYRKGVDLLVAAAPRICAQFPQVHFVIGGDGPKLTNLLQMRERHMLQDRIHLLGSLRHDQVHETLLKGDIYLNTSLTESFGIGLLEAACTGLYVVSTRVGGVPEVLPQDMISFAMPEEDDVTRALGEAIAIVTKGKHNPQKAHERIKSMYSWTDVAQRTNEIYNWVATKEPLSFWERLCRTYDLGMFAGPIYVIILVVDCFFFAFLEWWLPRDQLDVLSDEDEWDASRFARLFHPPRPSSLKQAENNPRLTSIRVRTYPLDLAVYGHSASTTPHLLPTITWGKNNTPHDDGDAYDPPPNSRALGLYPRHHTRLSSYSSPSPKADVRNFHATRGYRGDSMMSSFGPALSSGHRRRTVPRAGSRSGMR; encoded by the exons ATGTTGCGAGAGCGGGTACAATTCGTTCACGGACATGCGAG CCTGAGTTCCCTTGCCCACGAAGGGCTTTTGCATTCACACCACCTCGGCATACGCACGGTTTTTACAGATCATAGCCTATTTAGCCTTGACGACGCTACCGGTATTTTGACAAATAAACTCTTGGCTGGGGCGTTGAAAAGTGTAGATGCTATAATTGGCGTTTCACATACCGG CCGCGAGAATACCATGTTGCGCGCTAATGCAGTTGTTGAAGTTCTCCAAAATCCGGCCGATCCGCGATTCTTTGTCGTCCCGAATGCAATATTGCCAGAGCAATTTCAGCCAGGCCCTGTAACTCAGCGTGACCTAAAGAAGCAAA TCACTATCGTTGTGATTTCGCGTTTGGCCTACCGAAAAGGAGTAGACTTGCTAGTCGCAGCCGCTCCGCGAATATGCGCTCAATTCCCTCAAGTGCACTTTGTTATTG GCGGTGATGGTCCAAAGTTGACTAACCTGCTTCAGATGCGTGAGAGGCACATGTTACAAGACAGAATTCATCTTCTGGGCTCTTTACGCCATGATCAAGTTCATGAG ACATTGTTGAAAGGAGACATCTATCTGAATACGTCATTAACCGAATCTTTCGGAATCGGTCTTCTGGAAGCCGCTTGCACAGGATTATATGTGGTGAGCACCCGAGTCGGAGGTGTACCTGAAGTTCTGCCTCAAGATATGATATCGTTCGCAATGCCCGAGGAAGACG ATGTGACCCGCGCACTTGGAGAAGCTATTGCCATTGTCACAAAAGGCAAACACAATCCACAAAAAGCACACGAGCGAATTAAATCAATGTATAGCTGGACGGACGTGGCGCAGCGGACGAATGAGATATACAATTGGGTTGCCACCAAGGAACCTCTCTCGTTTTGGGAACGATTATGCCG GACATACGACTTGGGGATGTTCGCCGGGCCGATCTACGTGATCATTCTTGTCGTTGATTGTTTCTTCTTTGCATTTTTAGAGTGGTGGTTGCCCCGTGATCAATTGGATGTTCTGAGCGACGAAGACGAGTGGGATGCGTCTAGATTCGCTAGG CTTTTCCACCCACCAAGACCGAGCTCACTCAAACAGGCCGAAAATAATCCTAGGTTGACAAGCATTCGCGTGCGAACGTATCCTCTCGACTTGGCCGTGTACGGCCATTCTGCCTCGACGACTCCACACCTTCTTCCAACCATTACATGGGGTAAAAACAACACTCCCCATGATGATGGTGATGCGTATGATCCGCCACCAAACTCACGGGCCTTGGGACTCTACCCCAGGCACCACACACGGTTAAGCTCCTattcctccccctccccaaAAGCTGACGTCAGAAACTTCCACGCGACGAGGGGTTATCGCGGAGATAGCATGATGAGCTCATTTGGACCTGCTTTATCGAGCGGACACAGGCGCAGGACTGTCCCCCGGGCGGGTTCGCGCTCGGGTATGCGGTGA
- a CDS encoding uridine kinase: MDAVADSLVTYLIDKLKGYYLKPLSTERRFLVGICGIPSSGKTTLSKKIVEKINLLENGAAVLVGLDGWHYSRAELDKFDNVKEAYDRRGAAFTFDSASYVKFVTALRQSPSFSVTPPPQTSIIYAPTFDHALKDPTPNGQSILPSHRIVVIEGLYTFIDTPEWKLAAEALDERWLIEVDIPEATRRLVQRHVVTGVAKDLEEANWRAENNDMPNGLWVLEHMTEPTRRIKSITEPDL; the protein is encoded by the exons ATGGACGCAGTGGCTGATTCGCTAGTTACATATCTCATTGACAAACTTAAAGGGTATTATCTCAAGCC TCTATCCACAGAGCGCCGATTCCTTGTTGGGATATGTGGAATTCCTTCCAGTGGTAAAACCACTCTATCCAAGAAAATAGTCGAAAAGATTAATTTGCTAGAGAATGGAGCTGCTGTCCTCGTAGGGTTGGACGGCTGGCATTACAG TCGTGCAGAATTAGATAAATTCGACAATGTGAAAGAAGCCTATGATCGCAGAGGGGCCG CCTTTACGTTTGACTCTGCTTCGTACGTCAAGTTCGTAACAGCTCTCCGACAAAGCCCTTCGTTCAGCGTCACGCCCCCGCCGCAAACCTCCATCATATATGCACCCACATTCGACCACGCGCTAAAAGATCCTACCCCAAACGGTCAATCCATTCTTCCTTCACATCGGATAGTAGTAATCGAAGGGCTCTACACATTCATTGATACTCCAGAGTGGAAACTCGCGGCAGAAGCACTTGACGAGCGATGGTTGATCGAGGTGGACATACCAGAAGCCACTCGAAGACTGGTTCAAAG GCATGTTGTGACAGGGGTAGCAAAGGATCTAGAAGAAGCCAACTGGCGGGCCGAGAACAATGATATGCCGA ATGGATTATGGGTACTGGAACACATGACGGAACCAACTCGAAGAATTAAAAGCATCACAGAGCCTGATTTGTAG